The following proteins are encoded in a genomic region of Natrinema sp. DC36:
- a CDS encoding inositol monophosphatase, with translation MYEPESDPDRAAVAARAASDGAAVAADSFRTDLAVEEKNGKTDVVTQVDRDAQETVIETIREAFPDDPIVGEEEDALKEVPETGPAWIVDPIDGTNNYVDGTRAFGTAVAAVVDGEPVGAAFDCPALSDTYHVGPEGAFRNGEVLSVSDCADPEAATVCPTFWWDFDQRDQYAAATRAVVQRFGDMRRFGCAQLELAMVASGALEGTMTNLRANSWDTVAGVQLIREAGGVVTDLEGDRWRHDRTGIVASNGGIHDELLAAAREIEG, from the coding sequence ATGTACGAACCCGAATCGGACCCCGATCGCGCGGCCGTCGCGGCTCGAGCGGCGAGCGATGGGGCCGCCGTCGCGGCCGACTCGTTTCGAACCGATCTCGCCGTCGAGGAGAAAAACGGCAAGACGGACGTCGTGACGCAGGTCGATCGCGACGCACAGGAGACCGTCATCGAGACCATCCGCGAGGCGTTCCCGGACGATCCGATCGTCGGCGAGGAGGAAGACGCGCTGAAGGAGGTCCCCGAGACCGGACCGGCCTGGATCGTCGACCCCATCGACGGGACGAATAACTACGTCGACGGTACTCGAGCGTTCGGGACCGCCGTCGCGGCCGTCGTGGACGGCGAACCGGTCGGCGCCGCGTTCGACTGTCCCGCCCTCTCCGATACCTACCACGTCGGTCCCGAGGGCGCGTTCCGAAACGGCGAGGTGCTGTCGGTTAGCGACTGCGCCGATCCGGAGGCGGCTACCGTCTGCCCGACGTTCTGGTGGGACTTCGACCAGCGCGATCAGTACGCTGCGGCCACACGCGCCGTCGTCCAGCGGTTCGGCGACATGCGCCGCTTTGGCTGCGCCCAGCTCGAGCTGGCGATGGTCGCCTCGGGCGCGCTCGAGGGGACGATGACCAATTTGCGAGCGAACTCGTGGGACACCGTGGCCGGCGTTCAGTTGATCCGCGAGGCCGGCGGTGTCGTGACCGATCTCGAGGGCGACCGCTGGCGACACGATAGGACGGGGATCGTCGCCTCGAACGGCGGGATTCACGACGAACTGCTCGCGGCGGCCCGCGAGATCGAAGGCTGA
- a CDS encoding DUF63 family protein: MDDVIDRFGAERVWVATVASLAAAVVLGALLFPQRIYVEIIWQYFWGPVVADAHSWNCATLVDGQAVSCAEAPANASPTAEPGYTFVSYAGYIPTLVLMLTGVIFLVRRLEIERYRAGFFALFPFMLFGGALRVVEDANAAAFVYTGEMAIDLPWSGFIISPLIYFTVFFVALFAVVSSVWLERNDYVSGYEYPLAGIGTTLLTVTVLFLAYTAATKEYAEFYPLVPLVILVGATLTTAITWVALERFAPELNRGTRYMGIVVIWAHAVDGVANVIGLDWATSLGLPANLVPKHPINRAIANTTADVLPADIVSITGSAWPFLLVKIAAAVFVIWIFDETVFEDSPRYAILLMITVVAVGLGPGTRDMLRATFGV, translated from the coding sequence ATGGACGATGTCATCGACCGGTTCGGGGCCGAGCGCGTCTGGGTCGCGACCGTTGCCAGTCTCGCCGCCGCGGTGGTCCTCGGCGCACTCCTGTTCCCACAGCGGATCTACGTCGAGATCATCTGGCAGTACTTCTGGGGCCCGGTCGTCGCCGACGCCCACAGCTGGAACTGCGCCACGTTAGTCGACGGCCAGGCGGTATCCTGTGCCGAAGCCCCCGCCAACGCCAGCCCGACCGCCGAACCCGGCTATACGTTCGTCTCCTACGCCGGCTACATCCCGACACTGGTCCTGATGCTGACCGGGGTCATCTTCCTCGTTCGCCGCCTCGAGATCGAGCGCTACCGCGCGGGCTTTTTCGCGCTGTTCCCGTTCATGCTCTTCGGCGGCGCGCTGCGGGTCGTCGAGGACGCCAACGCCGCGGCCTTCGTGTACACCGGAGAGATGGCCATCGACCTGCCGTGGTCCGGTTTCATCATCAGCCCGCTGATCTACTTCACCGTCTTCTTCGTCGCGCTGTTTGCGGTCGTGAGTTCGGTCTGGCTCGAGCGAAACGACTACGTTTCGGGCTACGAGTACCCGCTGGCCGGGATCGGAACGACCCTGCTGACGGTGACGGTCCTCTTCTTGGCCTACACGGCCGCGACGAAGGAGTACGCGGAGTTCTACCCGCTCGTTCCGCTCGTCATCCTCGTCGGCGCGACGCTGACGACGGCGATCACGTGGGTCGCACTCGAGCGGTTCGCGCCGGAACTGAACCGCGGGACGCGATACATGGGGATCGTCGTCATCTGGGCGCACGCGGTCGACGGCGTCGCGAACGTCATCGGCCTCGATTGGGCGACCTCGCTCGGACTCCCGGCGAACCTCGTTCCGAAGCACCCGATCAACCGGGCGATCGCGAACACGACGGCCGACGTGCTTCCGGCCGATATCGTCTCGATCACCGGCTCGGCCTGGCCGTTCCTGCTCGTGAAGATCGCCGCCGCCGTCTTCGTCATCTGGATCTTCGACGAGACGGTCTTCGAGGACAGCCCGCGCTACGCGATCTTGCTCATGATCACCGTCGTCGCCGTCGGCCTCGGTCCCGGCACCCGCGACATGCTGCGGGCGACGTTCGGCGTCTGA
- a CDS encoding CDC48 family AAA ATPase, whose amino-acid sequence MKLLVKPLDRQSAGKGIAAIDREAMAELGVSSGDFVTIQGDAGAAVARVRPGRPGERQRGVVGVDSQTRKATGSRIDQFVQVDQADVAPADELSVALPDGLQIRGDLASYLREKLANRAVQAGQTVPLALGFGSMMGRSSRRIPIRIVDTDPDGTVVVTQSTNITVAEQSVEDVDVERGTEATDSAEPPGVAYEDVGGLDDELDQVREMIELPMTHPELFQALGIEPPQGVLLHGPPGTGKTLIAKAVANEIDANFSTISGPEIMSKYHGESEERLREVFEEAGENEPAIIFIDEIDSIAPKRDDTQGDVERRVVAQLLSLMDGLEDRGQVTVIGTTNRVDSIDNALRRGGRFDREIEIGAPDTQGRKEILQIHTREMPIAESVDLEQYAENTHGFVGADLESLVREAAMNALRRVRPDLDLDGDEIDAETLEALEVTEKDMRTALREISPSALREVFVETPDVTWDDVGGLAETKARLQEAIQWPMEYPDAYRQVDLQSPKGIMLHGPPGTGKTLLAKAVANEANSNFISIKGPELFDKYVGESEKGVREIFEKARSNAPTVIFFDEIDSIATKRGSGGSDSNVGERVVSQLLTELDGLEELEDVIVIAATNRPDLIDDALTRAGRIERKIEVGEPDEETRLEILKIHTRNRPLADDVDIESLAAETDGFVGADLASLCREAATTAVREHVQSQSEETPTAVEDIVLTQAHFEAALEVLRGEDDDRAETDEL is encoded by the coding sequence ATGAAACTACTTGTCAAACCGCTCGACCGGCAGAGTGCAGGGAAGGGTATTGCGGCGATCGATCGCGAAGCGATGGCGGAACTCGGCGTCTCCAGCGGCGACTTCGTCACCATTCAGGGCGATGCGGGGGCTGCGGTCGCCCGCGTCCGACCGGGACGACCAGGCGAGCGACAACGCGGCGTCGTCGGTGTCGACAGTCAGACGCGGAAGGCCACCGGCTCGCGGATCGATCAGTTCGTGCAGGTCGATCAGGCCGACGTCGCACCGGCGGACGAGCTGTCCGTCGCACTCCCCGACGGGCTGCAGATCCGCGGCGATCTCGCCTCGTATCTCCGCGAGAAGCTCGCTAACCGCGCGGTACAGGCCGGACAGACCGTGCCGCTGGCGCTCGGGTTCGGCTCCATGATGGGCCGATCCAGTCGCCGGATTCCGATCCGGATCGTCGATACCGACCCCGACGGGACCGTGGTCGTCACGCAGTCGACGAACATCACGGTGGCCGAGCAGTCGGTCGAGGACGTGGACGTCGAACGCGGAACCGAAGCGACTGACAGTGCCGAGCCGCCGGGAGTCGCCTACGAGGACGTCGGCGGACTCGACGACGAACTCGATCAGGTTCGAGAGATGATCGAGCTGCCGATGACGCACCCCGAGTTGTTCCAGGCGCTCGGCATCGAGCCCCCACAGGGCGTCTTACTCCACGGACCGCCCGGCACCGGCAAGACGCTGATCGCGAAAGCGGTCGCCAACGAGATCGACGCCAATTTCTCGACGATCTCCGGCCCGGAGATCATGTCGAAGTACCACGGCGAGAGCGAGGAGCGCCTGCGCGAGGTCTTCGAGGAGGCCGGCGAGAACGAGCCGGCGATCATCTTTATCGACGAGATCGACTCCATCGCCCCGAAGCGAGACGACACGCAAGGTGACGTCGAGCGCCGCGTCGTCGCACAACTGCTCTCCCTCATGGACGGCCTCGAGGACCGCGGCCAGGTGACCGTCATCGGGACGACGAACCGAGTCGACTCGATCGACAACGCGCTCCGCCGCGGCGGTCGCTTCGACCGCGAGATCGAGATCGGCGCGCCGGACACCCAGGGCCGGAAAGAGATCCTCCAGATCCACACGCGCGAGATGCCGATCGCCGAGTCTGTCGATCTCGAGCAGTACGCCGAGAACACGCACGGCTTCGTCGGCGCGGACCTCGAGAGCCTCGTCCGCGAAGCGGCGATGAACGCGCTCCGACGCGTTCGGCCGGACCTCGACCTCGACGGCGACGAGATCGACGCCGAGACGCTTGAGGCGCTCGAGGTAACCGAGAAAGACATGCGGACGGCGCTCCGGGAGATTTCGCCCAGCGCGCTCCGCGAGGTCTTCGTCGAGACGCCCGACGTCACCTGGGACGACGTCGGCGGGCTCGCGGAGACCAAGGCTCGACTGCAGGAAGCCATCCAGTGGCCGATGGAGTACCCCGACGCCTACAGACAGGTGGACCTCCAGTCGCCGAAGGGGATCATGCTCCACGGACCGCCCGGCACCGGGAAGACGCTGCTCGCGAAGGCCGTCGCGAACGAAGCCAATTCCAACTTCATCTCGATCAAAGGACCCGAGCTGTTCGACAAGTACGTCGGCGAGTCCGAGAAGGGCGTCCGGGAAATCTTCGAGAAGGCGCGGTCGAACGCACCGACCGTGATCTTCTTCGACGAGATCGACTCGATCGCGACGAAGCGCGGGAGCGGCGGCAGCGATTCGAACGTCGGCGAACGCGTCGTCAGCCAACTTCTCACTGAGCTCGACGGGCTCGAGGAACTCGAGGACGTGATCGTCATCGCGGCCACGAATCGGCCGGACCTCATCGACGACGCCCTGACGCGTGCGGGCCGGATCGAGCGCAAGATCGAGGTCGGCGAGCCGGACGAAGAGACCAGACTCGAGATCCTGAAAATCCACACCCGGAACCGGCCGCTGGCCGACGACGTCGACATCGAATCCCTCGCAGCCGAGACGGACGGCTTCGTGGGTGCCGATCTGGCGTCGCTGTGCCGGGAGGCGGCGACGACAGCAGTTCGCGAGCACGTCCAGTCCCAGTCCGAGGAGACGCCGACGGCCGTCGAGGACATCGTGCTTACCCAGGCGCACTTCGAGGCGGCACTCGAGGTGCTCCGTGGAGAAGACGACGACCGCGCCGAAACCGACGAGCTGTAA
- a CDS encoding NOP5/NOP56 family protein, whose product MTDETDTATAGWFSDLQPGDLEAAGDAITEGEADAPREWPAVAVEAGYTHSREDYYDRLHEATMAATRAEVRERERADDQQLVHAIRAMDDCSRTANELAERLAEWAGTVDPDAGTGTEYARTLARGESEDGLEDPAIRSLAERVAGLADEADELREFVERQTPAVAPNLSALAEPVLAARLISLAGGLEALAKKPSGTVQVLGAEDALFAHLRGHAPSPKHGIIYTHDAVRGTHPENRGSAARAVAGKLAIAARVDHYSGESKPELEAELAERIETIQSRTVDDDTDSDDGSADTGGADDE is encoded by the coding sequence ATGACTGACGAGACCGATACCGCGACCGCGGGCTGGTTTTCGGATCTGCAGCCGGGGGATCTCGAGGCTGCCGGCGACGCCATTACCGAAGGCGAGGCCGATGCGCCGCGGGAGTGGCCCGCCGTCGCCGTCGAAGCCGGCTACACCCACTCGAGAGAGGACTACTACGACCGGCTTCACGAGGCGACGATGGCCGCGACTCGAGCGGAGGTGCGCGAGCGCGAGCGAGCCGACGATCAGCAGTTGGTCCACGCGATCAGAGCGATGGACGACTGCAGTCGGACGGCGAACGAACTCGCCGAGCGCCTGGCGGAGTGGGCGGGCACCGTCGACCCCGACGCCGGAACCGGCACCGAGTACGCACGTACGTTGGCTCGCGGCGAGAGCGAGGACGGACTCGAGGACCCTGCAATCCGCTCGCTCGCCGAACGGGTGGCCGGCCTCGCGGACGAGGCCGACGAGCTACGCGAGTTCGTCGAGCGCCAGACGCCGGCCGTTGCGCCGAACCTCTCGGCGCTCGCCGAGCCCGTGCTGGCGGCTCGCCTGATCTCCCTCGCGGGCGGGCTCGAGGCGCTCGCGAAGAAACCGAGCGGAACGGTGCAGGTACTCGGCGCGGAGGACGCGCTGTTCGCCCACCTGCGGGGGCACGCACCCTCACCCAAGCACGGGATCATTTACACGCACGACGCGGTTCGGGGCACCCACCCCGAAAACAGGGGCTCCGCGGCGCGTGCGGTCGCGGGCAAACTCGCCATCGCGGCCCGCGTCGATCACTACTCGGGCGAGTCGAAACCCGAACTCGAGGCCGAACTCGCCGAACGGATCGAGACGATTCAGTCGCGGACGGTGGACGACGATACGGACTCCGACGATGGCAGTGCCGATACCGGAGGTGCCGACGATGAGTGA
- a CDS encoding fibrillarin-like rRNA/tRNA 2'-O-methyltransferase, with amino-acid sequence MSELPAGVERRAFDGVERLATRGEPVYGEPTDGEWRAWNPNRSKLGAMLELGMETDLAGGETVLYLGAASGTTVSHVADFAGPTYAVEFAARPVRDLLEAAESRDRLFPLLKDARKPETYAHVVESDADVIVQDVATRGQARVALENRRFLADDGRLLLAVKARSEDVTREPSAVFEDVREELSAGYEIVETRGLEEYHADHLGIVARPR; translated from the coding sequence ATGAGTGAGCTTCCGGCGGGCGTCGAGCGACGCGCGTTCGACGGGGTCGAACGGCTGGCGACTCGAGGGGAGCCCGTCTACGGCGAACCCACCGATGGTGAGTGGCGCGCGTGGAACCCGAATCGGTCGAAACTGGGTGCGATGCTCGAGCTGGGAATGGAGACCGACCTCGCAGGCGGTGAGACCGTACTCTATCTGGGTGCCGCGAGCGGGACGACCGTGAGCCACGTAGCCGATTTCGCCGGGCCGACCTACGCCGTCGAGTTCGCCGCGCGGCCGGTTCGAGACCTGCTCGAGGCCGCCGAGAGCCGCGATCGGCTGTTTCCGCTGCTGAAAGACGCCCGGAAACCCGAGACCTACGCCCACGTCGTCGAGTCGGACGCGGACGTGATCGTCCAGGACGTCGCGACGCGCGGGCAGGCGCGGGTGGCGCTCGAGAACCGGCGCTTCTTGGCCGACGACGGCCGGCTACTGTTGGCTGTCAAGGCTCGGAGTGAAGACGTGACTCGAGAGCCGTCGGCCGTATTCGAGGACGTTCGCGAGGAACTTTCAGCGGGGTACGAGATTGTGGAGACGCGGGGGCTCGAGGAGTATCACGCGGATCATCTCGGGATCGTCGCGCGGCCGCGATAA
- a CDS encoding MarR family transcriptional regulator has product MRISADWMVLADDRILEFLDENGPRSPTKIKEEGPIPFSRQHINNRCMKLEGYGLTQNIGNGVYTITEAGERYLKGNLDARELENRSS; this is encoded by the coding sequence ATGCGGATTTCTGCCGACTGGATGGTTCTCGCTGATGATAGGATTCTCGAGTTCTTAGATGAGAACGGTCCTCGATCCCCGACGAAAATCAAAGAAGAAGGCCCCATTCCTTTCTCGCGACAACATATTAACAACCGTTGCATGAAACTCGAGGGCTACGGTCTGACTCAAAATATCGGGAACGGCGTTTACACGATTACTGAAGCCGGAGAGAGGTACCTGAAGGGCAATCTCGATGCGAGAGAATTGGAAAATCGCTCGAGTTAG
- a CDS encoding PadR family transcriptional regulator: MNDDLPWGRERLDRANESPTNYPATDGRSAWIELTAFQRDCLEAIARLERDDVPCDERAITQTLERAYPSVDRLRLDPNLRTLVGRGLLEKRRLEARVEYLLTDDGRALLLQRAERFADACGIGATEFGADEVTAREAGEQG; this comes from the coding sequence ATGAACGACGATCTCCCGTGGGGCCGTGAACGCCTCGATCGAGCAAACGAATCACCAACAAATTACCCCGCAACCGACGGAAGATCTGCGTGGATCGAACTCACCGCCTTCCAGCGCGATTGTCTCGAGGCGATCGCCCGCCTCGAGCGCGACGACGTGCCGTGCGACGAACGCGCGATCACACAGACGCTCGAGCGCGCCTATCCCAGCGTCGACCGATTGAGACTCGATCCGAACCTGCGTACCCTCGTCGGACGCGGCCTCCTCGAAAAGCGGCGACTCGAGGCCCGCGTCGAGTACCTCCTCACCGATGATGGCCGCGCGCTCCTGTTGCAACGCGCCGAGCGCTTCGCGGACGCCTGCGGGATCGGCGCGACCGAGTTCGGAGCGGACGAGGTGACCGCTCGAGAGGCGGGTGAGCAGGGATGA
- a CDS encoding long-chain-fatty-acid--CoA ligase — translation MSDHPTIGDTLEQTVDRYPERDAIIYPRKDQYWTYAAFNERVNRLANALLEAGIETGDRVATVLYNGSEMALTVYACAKIGAVFTPLNFRLPAGEIEYIVNDAEAKMVLFESETREAVEGARPSLESVDEYVFIDDDREDADVPEYARGFYDLLESGSAERPDVRVDEDDVYAFIYTSGTTGRPKGVVHEHRSMVEHDLLCIAEMNLTRDDVGLSMMPLYHCAELHCNLFARVHRGAANVIHHEFEPQAVLEAIEDRDVTVLFAAPTAWNALSMTAAEMDVDLSSLRLGLYGAAPMPEQVLENCMEHLCEDYVQAYGMTEIGPAGVFQSADEQIPKQGSAGLPGLNHELRIVEPDADPDQVVERGEIGEILIASPCTMREYWNRPEATAQSLREADGTTWYYTGDLGYRDDDGYLYVVDRKDDMIVSGGENVYPAEVEDVLFAHDAVEEAAVVGKPDDEWGEAVVAYVVAAGVDAAALDEFVLESDRLADFKRPRTYYFVDELPKNPSGKIQKFKLREDEAGLEPEVETVAS, via the coding sequence ATGTCAGATCATCCCACGATAGGTGACACCCTCGAGCAGACGGTCGACCGTTACCCGGAGCGAGACGCGATCATTTATCCGCGGAAGGACCAGTACTGGACCTACGCGGCGTTCAACGAGCGGGTAAACCGGTTGGCAAACGCCTTGCTCGAGGCCGGAATCGAGACGGGAGACAGGGTCGCGACGGTGCTGTACAACGGCTCGGAGATGGCGCTCACCGTCTACGCGTGCGCGAAGATCGGTGCCGTGTTCACCCCGCTGAACTTCCGCCTCCCGGCGGGCGAGATCGAGTACATCGTCAACGACGCCGAGGCGAAGATGGTCCTCTTCGAGTCCGAAACGCGGGAGGCCGTCGAGGGGGCTCGACCGAGCCTCGAGTCCGTCGACGAGTACGTGTTCATCGACGATGACCGCGAGGACGCGGACGTTCCGGAGTACGCGCGCGGGTTCTATGACCTCCTCGAGTCCGGATCCGCCGAACGGCCCGACGTCCGCGTCGACGAGGACGACGTCTACGCCTTCATCTACACGTCGGGAACGACGGGCCGGCCGAAGGGGGTCGTCCACGAGCACCGGAGCATGGTCGAGCACGACCTGCTGTGTATCGCCGAGATGAACCTCACCCGCGACGACGTGGGCCTGTCGATGATGCCGCTGTATCACTGCGCCGAACTCCACTGTAACCTGTTCGCGCGGGTCCACCGCGGCGCGGCGAACGTCATCCATCACGAGTTCGAACCGCAGGCGGTTCTCGAGGCGATCGAGGACCGCGACGTGACGGTTCTCTTCGCCGCACCGACCGCCTGGAACGCGCTCTCGATGACCGCCGCCGAGATGGACGTCGATCTCTCGTCGCTCCGGCTCGGACTGTACGGGGCGGCTCCGATGCCCGAACAGGTGCTCGAGAACTGCATGGAACACCTCTGCGAGGACTACGTCCAGGCCTACGGAATGACGGAGATCGGGCCCGCCGGGGTCTTCCAGTCGGCGGATGAGCAGATCCCGAAACAGGGCTCGGCCGGATTGCCCGGACTCAATCACGAACTGCGCATCGTCGAACCCGACGCGGACCCGGACCAGGTGGTCGAGCGGGGCGAGATCGGCGAGATACTGATCGCCAGCCCGTGTACGATGCGGGAGTACTGGAACCGCCCCGAGGCGACCGCGCAGTCGCTGCGCGAGGCCGACGGAACGACGTGGTATTACACCGGCGATCTCGGGTACCGCGACGACGACGGCTACCTCTACGTCGTCGACCGGAAGGACGACATGATCGTCTCCGGCGGCGAGAACGTCTATCCCGCCGAGGTCGAGGACGTGCTGTTCGCCCACGACGCCGTCGAAGAGGCAGCCGTCGTCGGCAAACCCGACGACGAGTGGGGCGAGGCGGTCGTCGCCTACGTCGTCGCTGCGGGCGTCGACGCGGCCGCCCTCGACGAGTTCGTCCTCGAGAGCGATCGACTCGCCGACTTCAAGCGACCGCGAACGTACTACTTCGTCGACGAACTGCCGAAAAATCCCAGCGGCAAGATTCAGAAGTTCAAGCTTCGCGAGGACGAAGCGGGCCTCGAGCCCGAGGTCGAAACCGTCGCGTCCTGA